The following proteins come from a genomic window of Panicum hallii strain FIL2 chromosome 8, PHallii_v3.1, whole genome shotgun sequence:
- the LOC112901956 gene encoding 40S ribosomal protein S15a-1-like isoform X2, translating into MVRVSVLNDALKSMYNAEKRGKRQVMIRPSSKVIIKFLIVMQRHGYIGEFEYVDDHRAGKIVVELNGRLNKCGVISPRFDVGVKEIEGWTARLLPSRQVPFFTPTAFIV; encoded by the exons ATGGTGAGAGTCAGCGTCCTTAACGATGCGTTGAAGAGTATGTACAACGCAGAGAAGCGTgggaagaggcaagtcatgatTCGGCCCTCTTCAAAAGTGATCATCAAGTTCCTCATCGTCATGCAGCGCCATG GCTACATTGGTGAGTTTGAGTACGTTGATGACCATCGGGCGGGGAAGATCGTTGTTGAGTTGAACGGGAGGCTCAACAAGTGCGGCGTGATCAGCCCTCGCTTCGATGTCGGCGTGAAGGAGATCGAGGGGTGGACTGCTCGGCTGCTCCCATCTCGTCAGGTCCCTTTCTTCACCCCAACTG CTTTCATTGTTTGA
- the LOC112872313 gene encoding uncharacterized protein LOC112872313: MGRKTKKGGGRKPPRPAVGAPPPPPTNADWDDSTAAFRKEAESAIRALPGGGGAAAAARLAERHPASPLALHVLGHARASAARARASAARAGDAVPALRRAAELAPRCPGIAAALASALLYARQPGEALAECARALAVADPTDPALHAAASRGGLAAPSPQARVAAARERLLGVRADAEALEAAGFRGAAAPLQQPVMVPTRMSCCCRHATKRSAVTDDDLRGFLTVSFDDLTAHCDQTGSVHLLTRALEFAKATKAWAYWLCPVCDNIFLDANSFVSHVEGEYIHELQELQPLMPKRAALDADELQYSLKWTPFELGEEDPERRRNLDKIKQVFSCLNTFKALSVGLMDKVIKLARGRSKKPLPYCIPSCATSLDPRELQRLVKPLDQLLKHLSRGWEFVRTLGNEGNSKGRSEIISLVHDGSLVLSLDAEKIVTRKKDGTCEEDALFRWLLNSLEEVAMPWASLRQKCVYHGNEVLERIYEISDSLLRQSNLKCAGKEKNHRGYSLTEADSIDVEMLLLDNELGYLKNKLVEVCTFDYCAAILPLIRAYIWDKLNNSPGEGSQDGVDKGAVDNRDGFDSLHGESLFDDKIPDTDSDVQFTISRTDECENSSLSQSDSSNFSTVETESFSMDSGVATVLHITADDLQILNVTLRALWHSREFHDRFLNMPLVLPHFTIEVHCIVCLLRKIFNAWDNDKDYGVTTFPSDVRTAFSDILNDRNLFGKEGVNIVSEIVSTIFGALHKSHASLHSDNPTFEHQAISTTRCLDFVCVAHNVFGLPIREQKKCNCLNESSDEKDYTTFFHSVDVSTIQTMEMKSFGQLLRDADKQNQYDSENCPCGNKTEHSLRSAPPVFSVVFNWAIDKESHIDMSEVLRNITTPLQFDVLYEVLRQEEYTLATAVCCVEEEHLCFAWKEGKWIIYGSKTIEFADSWESLLHRYRHRSLRPQILFFDCVRYSSIR; this comes from the exons ATGGGCCGCAAGACCAAGAAGGGCGGCGGCAGGaagccgccccgccccgcggtgggcgcgccgccgccgccgccgaccaacGCGGACTGGGACGACTCCACCGCCGCGTTCAGGAAGGAGGCCGAGTCCGCGATCCGCGCcctgcccggcggcggcggcgcggcggcggcggcccgcctCGCGGAGCGCCACCCGGCGTCGCCCCTCGCGCTCCACGTcctcggccacgcgcgcgcctcggccgcgcgggcgcgcgccTCGGCCGCGCGGGCGGGCGACGCGGTCCCggcgctccgccgcgccgcggAGCTCGCCCCGCGGTGCCCCGGGATCGCCGCCGCGCTGGCCTCGGCGCTTCTCTACGCGCGCCAGCCCGGCGAGGCCCTCGCGGagtgcgcgcgcgcgctcgccgtgGCGGACCCTACCGACCCGgccctgcacgccgccgcctcccgcggCGGCCTCGCGGCGCCGAGCCCACAGGCGCGcgtcgcggcggcgcgggagcggcTCCTCGGGGTCCGCGCCGACGCGGAGGCCCTGGAGGCCGCGGGGttccgcggcgccgccgcgccgctgcaGCAGCCGGTGATGGTGCCGACGAGGATGTCCTGCTGTTGCCGCCACGCCACCAAGCGGAGCGCGGTGACCGACGACGACTTGCGCGGCTTTCTCACGGTGAGCTTCGACGACCTGACGGCGCACTGCGACCAAACGGGCAGCGTGCATCTGCTCACCAGGGCATTGGAGTTTGCCAAGGCCACGAAGGCGTGGGCGTACTGGCTGTGCCCTGTGTGCGACAACATTTTCTTGGACGCGAACTCGTTCGTGTCACACGTCGAGGGCGAGTACATTCATGAGCTTCAGGAGTTGCAGCCATTGATGCCCAAGAGAGCAGCCTTGGATGCCGACGAGCTTCAGTATTCCTTGAAGTGGACGCCATTTGAGCTgggagaagaagaccccgagCGAAGAAGGAACTTGGACAAGATCAAGCAGGTCTTCTCTTGTCTCAATACATTTAAGGCTCTCTCTGTTGGCCTTATGGACAAGGTCATCAAGTTAGCGAGGGGCAGGTCCAAGAAACCATTGCCATATTGCATTCCTTCATGTGCCACCTCGTTGGATCCCAGGGAACTTCAGAGGCTCGTGAAACCATTGGACCAGCTTCTTAAACATTTGTCCAGAGGCTGGGAATTTGTGAGGACTTTGGGTAACGAAGGGAACAGCAAGGGTCGTTCTGAGATCATATCTCTAGTTCATGATGGGAGCTTAGTATTATCTTTGGACGCTGAGAAGATTGTTACAAGAAAAAAGGATGGCACTTGCGAGGAGGATGCATTGTTTAGATGGCTGTTAAATTCTCTGGAAGAGGTAGCCATGCCATGGGCCAGCTTGAGGCAGAAGTGTGTTTATCATGGAAACGAAGTCCTGGAAAGGATATATGAAATATCAGATTCGTTGCTGAGGCAATCAAATCTGAAGTGTGCTGGAAAGGAGAAAAATCATAGGGGTTATTCCCTTACGGAG GCGGATTCTATAGATGTTGAGATGTTGCTATTGGATAATGAATTGGGCTATTTAAAGAACAAGCTCGTGGAAGTTTGTACTTTTGATTACTGTGCTGCCATTTTGCCTCTTATCAGGGCCTATATATGG GATAAATTGAATAATTCTCCAGGAGAAGGCTCGCAGGATGGGGTTGATAAAGGTGCTGTCGACAATAGAGATGGTTTTGACAGCCTCCATGGTGAATCTTTATTCGATGATAAAATTCCAGACACTGATTCAGATGTGCAATTTACGATCAGCAGGACAGATGAATGTGAAAACTCCTCGCTCTCACAATCAG ACAGCTCGAACTTTTCTACCGTCGAAACTGAAAGTTTTTCCATGGACAGTGGAGTGGCCACTGTACTTCACATTACTGCTGACGATCTGCAGATATTGAATGTGACTCTCCGG GCATTGTGGCATTCGAGGGAATTCCATGATAGGTTTCTGAATATGCCACTTGTACTACCTCATTTTACAATTGAAGTGCACTGCATTGTCTGTCTTTTGCGAAAAATATTTAATGCATGGGACAATGACAAAGACTATGGAGTCACTACTTTTCCAAGTGATGTAAGAACTGCTTTCAGTGATATTTTGAATGATCGGAATCTTTTCGGGAAG GAAGGTGTGAACATTGTATCAGAAATTGTATCAACAATCTTTGGGGCGTTGCACAAGTCACATGCTTCTCTGCATTCTGACAATCCAACATTTGAACACCAAGCAATAAGCACTACGAGATGTCTCGATTTCGTATGTGTAGCACATAATGTTTTTGGTTTGCCCATTAGAGAACAAAAGAAATGCAACTGTCTGAATGAATCCTCCGACGAAAAGGACTACACTACATTTTTCCATAGCGTTGATGTCAGTACAATTCAAACAATGGAG ATGAAATCATTTGGTCAGCTCCTGAGAGATGCAGACAAGCAGAATCAGTACGACTCTGAGAACTGCCCATGTGGGAATAAAACTGAGCATTCTCTTCGATCTGCACCTCCTGTTTTTTCTGTTG TGTTTAACTGGGCGATTGATAAGGAAAGCCACATAGACATGTCAGAAGTACTGAGGAACATAACCACACCGTTGCAGTTTGATGTACTTTATGAAGTCCTGCGTCAAGAAGAGTATACTCTGGCTACAGCC GTATGCTGTGTTGAGGAGGAACATCTCTGCTTTGCCTGGAAAGAGGGAAAATGGATCATATATGGAAGCAAGACAATAGAG TTTGCTGATTCTTGGGAGAGTTTGCTCCATCGGTATCGCCATAGAAGTCTCCGACCCCAAATACTTTTCTTTGACTGTGTCAGATATAGCAGTATTCGTTGA
- the LOC112903008 gene encoding hydroquinone glucosyltransferase-like, with the protein MENGNGPSSCCNGNGNSNGAPSPPHVAMLVTPGMGHLIPLAELAKLLASRHGATATLVTFASTASATQRAFLASLPPAVSSLALPPVDLSDLPRGAAIETLMSEECARSVPALTDILLRLRRTTRLVAFVADLFGADSFDAARAAGVARRYLFFPTNLHVLTLILHLPELDASVPGEFRDLAEPLRLPGCVPIPGPDVLMPLQDKSNPSYKWMVHHGAKYREADAILVNSFDAVEPGPAKILRQPAPGRPAVFPIGPLIQADRGSSDGPCPCIEWLDRQPDRSVIFVSFGSGGALPAEQMRELALGLELSGQRFLWVVRSPSDEGAVNDNYYDAESKKDPFAYLPEGFVERTKDVGLVVPSWAPQIRVLAHRATGGFLTHCGWNSVLESLVYGVPMVAWPLYAEQRQNAVMLSEGVGAAIRVPESKGREKIAAAVREVMEGEGKGAAVRAKVAELQKAAAEGLREGGAAATALAEVVGKWTCGEN; encoded by the coding sequence ATGGAGAACGGCAACGGCCCGTCGTCGTGCTGCAACGGCAACGGCAACAGCAACggcgcgccgtcgccgccgcacgTGGCGATGCTGGTGACGCCCGGGATGGGCCACCTGATCCCGCTGGCGGAGCTGGCCAAGCTGCTGgcgtcgcggcacggcgcgACGGCGACGCTCGTCACGTTCGCGTCGACGGCGTCCGCCACGCAGCGCGCGTTCCTGGCgtcgctgccgcccgccgtgtCCTCCCTGGCGCTCCCGCCCGTCGACCTCTCCGACctgccccgcggcgccgccatCGAGACGCTCATGTCCGAGGAGTGCGCGCGCAGCGTGCCGGCGCTCACGGACATCCTCCTCCGCCTGCGGCGGACCACCCGCCTCGTCGCGTTCGTCGCCGACCTCTTCGGCGCGGACTCGTTcgacgccgcgcgcgccgcggggGTCGCCCGGAGGTACCTCTTCTTCCCGACCAACCTGCACGTGCTCACGCTCATCCTCCACCTCCCGGAGCTCGACGCCTCCGTCCCCGGCGAGTTCCGCGACCTCGCCGAGCCGCTGCGCCTCCCCGGCTGCGTGCCCATCCCGGGGCCCGACGTGCTCATGCCGCTGCAGGACAAGTCGAACCCCTCCTACAAGTGGATGGTTCACCACGGCGCCAAGTACCGGGAGGCCGACGCCATCCTCGTTAACTCCTTCGACGCCGTTGAGCCGGGCCCGGCAAAGATCCTGCGGCAGCCGGCGCCTGGCCGTCCAGCGGTGTTCCCCATCGGCCCGCTCATCCAGGCCGACCGCGGCAGCAGCGACGGGCCGTGCCCGTGCATCGAGTGGCTCGACCGGCAGCCGGACAGGTCGGTGATCTTCGTCTCCTTCGGCTCCGGCGGCGCGCTGCCGGCCGAGCAGATGAGGGAGCTCGCGCTCGGGCTGGAGCTCAGCGGGCAGCGCTTCCTGTGGGTGGTGCGGAGCCCCAGCGACGAGGGCGCCGTCAACGACAACTACTACGACGCCGAGAGCAAGAAGGACCCCTTCGCGTACCTGCCGGAAGGCTTCGTCGAGCGGACCAAGGACGTGGGCCTCGTGGTGCCGTCGTGGGCCCCGCAGATAAGGGTGCTGGCCCACCGGGCCACGGGCGGGTTCCTGACGCACTGCGGGTGGAACTCGGTGCTCGAGAGCCTCGTGTACGGCGTGCCCATGGTGGCGTGGCCGCTCTACGCCGAGCAGAGGCAGAACGCGGTGATGCTGTCGGAGGGGGTCGGCGCCGCGATCCGCGTCCCCGAGTCCAAGGGGCGGGAGAAGATCGCGGCGGCGGTGCGTGAGGTGATGGAGGGCGAAGGCAAAGGCGCCGCGGTGCGGGCCAAGGTGGCGGAGCTGCAGAAGGCCGCGGCCGAGGGGCTCCGGGAAGGTGGCGCCGCCGCGACGGCGCTGGCCGAGGTGGTGGGGAAGTGGACGTGTGGAGAGAACTAG
- the LOC112872314 gene encoding uncharacterized protein LOC112872314 codes for MAYAGAAAEAEAVRAEAKEIMLADHDGDMEASLARARALVHAHPGSVVAYRLLGELHYAAAMRAARGEGSPEDRKAAAAPHLRVALEALTAARRLAPDCVDVAATLGDALAASRMYAEAEAEFRRAQSIPNPSDPALHNAAYGMYEGYEHERDPAFVAERVEEARERARASYARMTIEELVPSAVQRVLDAGKLLGAAEGRKRGKLVAESFPNLARAQYLQAYMDLEFVRSLDPAIDKRPFLRRTLAIAERLARAFPKSPVIACFRAKLLFVLGEYDAAERECRRALDMKEPDDPQLDCIPAGSISGENLGARLVSLACEFHELINKIVMMAADYWDSMSGERRHDSFLRVSSDVLQDEYRKVDPSCAFTMSDVRSFVKEHKSWKFWICPICDRKKFVDSGLLLSHMCRKHPRAVLPRLQSLLDQSLNSEASEEEDFLDGVTFCEDSAEQDMICLNKSSVVFKWLFYAPSSGVGAKPLPEVRAKKREKGSMLLEGIKEKMKTLPTDKSSTEFAEAFPRIQELWLKFLKASMLDYRGVILELARSFLWGELKKCMTQDPQLADKWISATDIDAVFITEAEPSHAEGDPETGDDKQPSQADGALMVSEDHKESNVCIQHGESSETPADNTESTDLATSVAESGKDLDATLDKVDIDPKISENNQESEVQVEGESSEATVTNMSDPATSMLESGNDLDVKLENLQIDPSSDSSIATSGAGSSGQTGQQD; via the exons ATGGCCTACGCTGGCGCCGCCGCTGAGGCGGAGGCCGTCCGCGCGGAGGCCAAGGAGATTATGCTCGCCGACCACGACGGCGACATGGAGGCGTcgctcgcccgcgcccgcgccctcgTGCACGCGCACCCGGGCTCGGTGGTCGCGTACCGCCTCCTGGGCGAGCTCCACTACGCCGCCGCCATGCGCGCGGCCCGCGGAGAGGGCAGCCCGGAGGACCgcaaggccgcggcggcgccgcacCTCCGCGTCGCCCTGGAAGCGCTCACCGCGGCGCGCCGCCTCGCCCCGGACTGCGTCGACGTCGCCGCCACGCTCGGTGACGCGCTCGCGGCATCCCGGATGTacgccgaggccgaggccgagTTCCGCCGCGCGCAGAGCATCCCGAACCCCTCCGACCCGGCCCTCCACAACGCCGCCTACGGCATGTACGAGGGctacgagcacgagcgcgaccCGGCCTTCGTGGCCGAGCGGGTGGAGGAGGCCAGGGAGCGGGCCCGCGCCTCCTACGCCCGCATGACCATCGAGGAGCTCGTCCCATCCGCGGTCCAGCGGGTGCTCGACGCAGGGAAACTGCTCGGCGCCGCGGAGGGGCGCAAGCGCGGCAAGCTCGTCGCCGAGTCCTTCCCCAACCTGGCGCGCGCGCAGTACCTCCAGGCGTACATGGACCTGGAGTTCGTGCGCAGCCTCGACCCCGCCATCGACAAGCGCCCGTTCCTGCGCCGGACCCTGGCCATCGCGGAGCGCCTGGCGCGGGCCTTCCCCAAGTCGCCCGTGATCGCCTGCTTCCGCGCGAAGCTCCTCTTCGTCCTGGGCGAGTACGACGCCGCCGAGCGGGAGTGCCGCCGCGCGCTCGACATGAAGGAGCCCGACGACCCGCAGCTGGACTGCATCCCGGCCGGGTCCATCAGCGGGGAGAACCTTGGCGCAAGGCTGGTCTCGCTGGCCTGCGAGTTCCACGAGCTGATCAACAAGATCGTGATGATGGCAGCCGATTACTGGGACTCCATGAGTGGCGAGAGGCGACACGACAGCTTCCTACGGGTGAGCTCCGATGTGCTGCAGGACGAGTACAGGAAGGTTGATCCGTCGTGCGCGTTCACCATGTCCGACGTGAGGAGCTTTGTCAAGGAACACAAGTCTTGGAAGTTCTGGATTTGCCCCATTTGTGATCGCAAGAAGTTTGTCGACTCTGGTTTGCTATTGTCACACATGTGCCGCAAGCACCCAAGGGCAGTCCTGCCACGGCTGCAGTCACTTTTGGATCAATCGCTCAATAGCGAAGCATCAGAGGAGGAGGATTTTCTGGATGGGGTAACTTTTTGTGAAGATTCAGCCGAGCAAGACATGATCTGCCTCAATAAGAGCAGTGTTGTATTCAAATGGTTGTTCTATGCACCTTCAAGTGGAGTAGGAGCAAAGCCACTTCCTGAAGTACGAGCAAAGAAGCGTGAGAAAGGATCTATGTTACTCGAGGGCATTAAGGAGAAAATGAAGACCCTGCCTACAGATAAATCTAGTACAGAG TTTGCAGAGGCTTTTCCGAGGATACAGGAGTTGTGGCTCAAATTTCTCAAAGCTTCTATGTTGGATTATCGAGGAGTCATTCTGGAACTTGCAAGATCATTCCTATGG GGAGAATTGAAGAAATGCATGACTCAAGATCCACAACTAGCTGATAAGTGGATCAGTGCTACTGATATTGATGCCGTATTCATTACAGAAGCTGAACCATCCCATGCAGAGGGGGATCCTGAAACAGGGGACGATAAACAG CCTTCCCAAGCAGATGGGGCTCTGATGGTCAGTGAGGATCATAAAGAAAG CAATGTTTGCATTCAACATGGTGAGAGTTCTGAGACCCCAGCAGACAATACAGAATCAACAGACCTGGCAACCAGTGTGGCTGAAAGCGGGAAGGACCTAGATGCAACATTGGATAAGGTTGATATTGATCCAAAGATCAGTGAGAATAATCAAGAAAG TGAGGTTCAGGTTGAAGGTGAGAGTTCTGAGGCCACGGTGACCAACATGTCAGATCCAGCAACCAGCATGCTGGAAAGCGGGAATGACCTTGACGTGAAGCTGGAGAACTTGCAGATCGATCCGAGTTCTGACAGCTCCATCGCGACTTCTGGTGCCGGCTCAAGTGGCCAAACTGGCCAACAGGACTGA
- the LOC112901956 gene encoding 40S ribosomal protein S15a-1-like isoform X1, translating to MVRVSVLNDALKSMYNAEKRGKRQVMIRPSSKVIIKFLIVMQRHGYIGEFEYVDDHRAGKIVVELNGRLNKCGVISPRFDVGVKEIEGWTARLLPSRQFGYIVLTTSAGIMDHEEARRKNVGGKVLGFFY from the exons ATGGTGAGAGTCAGCGTCCTTAACGATGCGTTGAAGAGTATGTACAACGCAGAGAAGCGTgggaagaggcaagtcatgatTCGGCCCTCTTCAAAAGTGATCATCAAGTTCCTCATCGTCATGCAGCGCCATG GCTACATTGGTGAGTTTGAGTACGTTGATGACCATCGGGCGGGGAAGATCGTTGTTGAGTTGAACGGGAGGCTCAACAAGTGCGGCGTGATCAGCCCTCGCTTCGATGTCGGCGTGAAGGAGATCGAGGGGTGGACTGCTCGGCTGCTCCCATCTCGTCAG TTTGGGTACATTGTCCTGACAACCTCTGCTGGCATCATGGACCACGAGGAAGCCAGGAGGAAGAACGTCGGTGGCAAAGTGCTTGGCTTCTTCTACTGA